The following are encoded in a window of Corynebacterium argentoratense DSM 44202 genomic DNA:
- a CDS encoding methyltransferase domain-containing protein → MADHAHNLRAQFNVTAGKPVGVITRGTTNTNRLRRCDRWMRTDPAVIAALRSAGTDRPLAVDVGYGASYATTCEWKRMLDSSPHRCPTGRRFDVEVVGLEIDPARVLPPRDGVRFELGGFELAGYQPQLVRAFNVLRQYDVAQVDAAWQTVCSRLAPGGVFVEGTCDELGRRMAWVLLGAEGPRSLTLAWDPWDVGRPSELAERLPKALIHRNVEGDTVRELLDEADAAWDRAAPFAAFGPRVRWFEARKSLRWPHTPQRRLLRDNWLTVPWSF, encoded by the coding sequence ATGGCTGATCACGCACACAATCTTCGGGCGCAGTTCAACGTGACCGCCGGTAAGCCGGTGGGTGTGATTACTCGCGGTACGACCAACACCAATCGGCTTCGCCGCTGCGACCGGTGGATGCGCACTGACCCTGCGGTAATAGCTGCTTTGCGTTCGGCTGGTACGGACCGTCCGCTGGCGGTGGATGTTGGTTATGGGGCTAGTTACGCCACAACCTGTGAGTGGAAGCGAATGCTGGATTCGAGCCCGCACCGTTGCCCCACGGGCCGCCGCTTTGATGTGGAGGTGGTGGGTTTGGAAATTGATCCTGCCCGGGTGTTGCCGCCGAGAGATGGGGTGCGATTCGAGCTCGGTGGGTTTGAGCTTGCTGGTTATCAGCCTCAATTGGTTCGTGCCTTCAATGTACTGCGACAGTATGACGTCGCGCAGGTTGATGCTGCGTGGCAGACTGTGTGCTCACGTTTGGCACCCGGCGGGGTGTTTGTGGAGGGTACCTGTGATGAGCTTGGTCGGCGCATGGCGTGGGTGTTGTTGGGTGCTGAAGGTCCAAGGTCGTTGACGCTGGCGTGGGATCCATGGGATGTGGGGCGGCCGAGTGAGCTAGCGGAGCGTCTACCGAAGGCACTTATTCATCGGAACGTAGAGGGTGATACGGTGCGCGAGCTTCTTGACGAGGCGGATGCTGCGTGGGATCGCGCGGCACCTTTCGCTGCTTTCGGGCCACGAGTGCGCTGGTTTGAGGCCCGAAAGTCTTTGAGATGGCCACACACGCCACAGCGCAGACTACTTCGGGACAATTGGCTGACAGTCCCCTGGTCGTTTTAG
- a CDS encoding DUF2505 domain-containing protein, which yields MTSRAQHTVTINHPANKVHAALTNADYWAYNVANLSTEAGEVHSFDGNEAVLYEIMPMDLLPEAVRAMISQSLKIKRVVTVSELDGDSFTFNYTADVKGAPVDFKGSVAAAGADTTTLTYDNEVNVTIPFMGPAIEPKVAEALGELVANEGALTEKWISENL from the coding sequence ATGACTTCTCGCGCACAGCACACCGTGACGATCAACCACCCCGCGAATAAAGTGCACGCCGCACTGACCAACGCGGACTACTGGGCTTACAACGTAGCCAACCTCTCCACCGAAGCTGGCGAGGTTCATTCCTTCGACGGCAACGAGGCCGTCCTGTACGAAATCATGCCGATGGACCTTCTGCCGGAGGCCGTGCGCGCCATGATCTCCCAGTCTTTGAAGATCAAGCGCGTCGTCACCGTCAGCGAACTCGATGGGGATTCCTTCACCTTCAATTACACCGCTGATGTGAAGGGCGCACCGGTTGACTTCAAGGGTTCCGTGGCTGCGGCTGGTGCCGACACCACCACTCTGACCTACGACAATGAGGTCAACGTCACCATTCCTTTCATGGGTCCTGCGATTGAGCCGAAGGTTGCGGAAGCACTCGGCGAGCTCGTCGCTAATGAGGGCGCGCTGACCGAAAAGTGGATCTCCGAGAACCTCTAG